In Musa acuminata AAA Group cultivar baxijiao chromosome BXJ2-3, Cavendish_Baxijiao_AAA, whole genome shotgun sequence, the following proteins share a genomic window:
- the LOC135607350 gene encoding phosphoenolpyruvate phosphatase-like isoform X2, whose translation MMVEVRANLLKNMGLCTWLLFIYLILICFVDDVLSGRTSSFMRSEWPSTDIPLDSEAFVVPGGYNTPQQVHITQGDYDGKAVIISWVTESETGTSEVLYGTEEHKYEQIAQGTTTNYTFYNYKSGFIHHCLVDGLKYNTKYHYKIGTGASAQEFWFQTPPEIDPDVPYVFGVIGDLGQTFNSLSTLEHYMETGGQTVLFVGDLSYADRYEYNDGVRWDSWGRLVEKSAAYQPWIWTAGNHEIEYRPDLGEVSTFKPYLHRYVTPYVSSKSSSPLWYAVRRASAHIIVLSSYSPFVKYTPQWFWLREELKRVNREKTPWLIVLMHVPLYNSNEAHYMEGEAMRDVFESWFVHYKVDIVFAGHVHAYERSYRVSNMNYNITSGSRHPVPDKSAPVYIIVGDGGNQEGLAVRFSDLQPDYSAFREASYGHSTLELKNRTHAFYHWNRNNDGKHVLTDHIVFRNQYWASNTRRRRLKKHRKFPS comes from the exons ATGATG GTTGAAGTCCGAGCCAATTTATTGAAGAATATGGGTCTTTGTACCTGGCTACTCTTCATATATCTTATTCTTATATGCTTTGTGGATGATGTCCTTTCCGGCCGTACAAGTTCTTTTATGCGGTCTGAATGGCCTTCTACTGATATCCCTCTAGATAGTGAAGCGTTTGTAGTTCCAGGAGGTTATAATACTCCACAGCAG GTCCATATTACTCAAGGAGACTATGATGGAAAAGCTGTGATAATCTCTTGGGTCACAGAGTCTGAAACTGGGACTAGTGAAGTTTTATATGGGACAGAGGAGCATAAATATGAACAGATAGCCCAAGGGACGACAACAAACTATACATTTTACAATTATAAATCTGGATTTATTCATCACTGCCTTGTGGATGGACTGAAG TACAACACAAAATATCACTACAAAATTGGAACAGGTGCCTCTGCTCAAGAATTCTGGTTCCAGACTCCTCCTGAGATTGATCCAGATGTTCCATACGTATTTGGCGTTATAG GTGATTTGGGGCAAACATTTAATTCACTTTCCACTCTAGAGCATTATATGGAAACTGGTGGTCAGACTGTCTTATTTGTTGGAGATCTCTCTTATGCTGATAGATATGAATATAATGATGGTGTTCGTTGGGATTCATGGGGTCGCCTTGTAGAAAAGAGCGCTGCATATCAACCATGGATTTGGACTGCTGGAAATCACGAAATAGAGTACAGACCTGATTTG GGAGAAGTTTCTACTTTCAAACCTTATCTGCACAGATATGTGACACCTTATGTGTCCTCCAAAAGCAGTTCTCCCCTTTGGTATGCTGTTAGGCGTGCATCTGCTCATATTATCGTGCTTTCAAGTTATTCTCCATTTG TTAAATATACTCCTCAATGGTTTTGGCTGCGAGAAGAGCTGAAGAGAGTCAACAGAGAAAAAACACCATGGCTGATTGTTCTTATGCACGTCCCATTGTACAATAGTAATGAAGCACATTATATGGAGGGTGAGGCCATGCGCGATGTCTTTGAGAGTTGGTTCGTGCATTATAAAGTTGATATTGTGTTTGCAGGCCATGTGCATGCCTACGAGAGATCG TATCGTGTTTCGAATATGAACTACAACATAACATCTGGTAGCCGTCATCCTGTTCCTGACAAATCAGCTCCTGTTTACATAATTGTTGGTGATGGAGGAAATCAGGAAGGTCTTGCTGTAAG GTTTTCTGACCTGCAACCTGACTACTCTGCATTCCGGGAGGCGAGTTATGGGCATTCGACATTGGAATTGAAGAATAGAACGCATGCATTTTACCATTGGAACAGAAACAACGATGGAAAACATGTACTGACAGACCATATTGTATTTCGTAACCAGTACTG GGCAAGCAATACGAGGAGGAGAAGACTGAAAAAGCACAGGAAGTTTCCAAGTTGA
- the LOC135607350 gene encoding phosphoenolpyruvate phosphatase-like isoform X4: protein MGSGPNSSPFLNQISRVEVRANLLKNMGLCTWLLFIYLILICFVDDVLSGRTSSFMRSEWPSTDIPLDSEAFVVPGGYNTPQQVHITQGDYDGKAVIISWVTESETGTSEVLYGTEEHKYEQIAQGTTTNYTFYNYKSGFIHHCLVDGLKYNTKYHYKIGTGASAQEFWFQTPPEIDPDVPYVFGVIGDLGQTFNSLSTLEHYMETGGQTVLFVGDLSYADRYEYNDGVRWDSWGRLVEKSAAYQPWIWTAGNHEIEYRPDLGEVSTFKPYLHRYVTPYVSSKSSSPLWYAVRRASAHIIVLSSYSPFVKYTPQWFWLREELKRVNREKTPWLIVLMHVPLYNSNEAHYMEGEAMRDVFESWFVHYKVDIVFAGHVHAYERSVLSFSTSVAG, encoded by the exons ATGGGCTCGGGACCGAACTCGTCACCATTCCTGAACCAGATCAGCAGG GTTGAAGTCCGAGCCAATTTATTGAAGAATATGGGTCTTTGTACCTGGCTACTCTTCATATATCTTATTCTTATATGCTTTGTGGATGATGTCCTTTCCGGCCGTACAAGTTCTTTTATGCGGTCTGAATGGCCTTCTACTGATATCCCTCTAGATAGTGAAGCGTTTGTAGTTCCAGGAGGTTATAATACTCCACAGCAG GTCCATATTACTCAAGGAGACTATGATGGAAAAGCTGTGATAATCTCTTGGGTCACAGAGTCTGAAACTGGGACTAGTGAAGTTTTATATGGGACAGAGGAGCATAAATATGAACAGATAGCCCAAGGGACGACAACAAACTATACATTTTACAATTATAAATCTGGATTTATTCATCACTGCCTTGTGGATGGACTGAAG TACAACACAAAATATCACTACAAAATTGGAACAGGTGCCTCTGCTCAAGAATTCTGGTTCCAGACTCCTCCTGAGATTGATCCAGATGTTCCATACGTATTTGGCGTTATAG GTGATTTGGGGCAAACATTTAATTCACTTTCCACTCTAGAGCATTATATGGAAACTGGTGGTCAGACTGTCTTATTTGTTGGAGATCTCTCTTATGCTGATAGATATGAATATAATGATGGTGTTCGTTGGGATTCATGGGGTCGCCTTGTAGAAAAGAGCGCTGCATATCAACCATGGATTTGGACTGCTGGAAATCACGAAATAGAGTACAGACCTGATTTG GGAGAAGTTTCTACTTTCAAACCTTATCTGCACAGATATGTGACACCTTATGTGTCCTCCAAAAGCAGTTCTCCCCTTTGGTATGCTGTTAGGCGTGCATCTGCTCATATTATCGTGCTTTCAAGTTATTCTCCATTTG TTAAATATACTCCTCAATGGTTTTGGCTGCGAGAAGAGCTGAAGAGAGTCAACAGAGAAAAAACACCATGGCTGATTGTTCTTATGCACGTCCCATTGTACAATAGTAATGAAGCACATTATATGGAGGGTGAGGCCATGCGCGATGTCTTTGAGAGTTGGTTCGTGCATTATAAAGTTGATATTGTGTTTGCAGGCCATGTGCATGCCTACGAGAGATCGGTACTTTCTTTTTCCACATCTGTGGCTGGATGA
- the LOC135607350 gene encoding phosphoenolpyruvate phosphatase-like isoform X3: MGLCTWLLFIYLILICFVDDVLSGRTSSFMRSEWPSTDIPLDSEAFVVPGGYNTPQQVHITQGDYDGKAVIISWVTESETGTSEVLYGTEEHKYEQIAQGTTTNYTFYNYKSGFIHHCLVDGLKYNTKYHYKIGTGASAQEFWFQTPPEIDPDVPYVFGVIGDLGQTFNSLSTLEHYMETGGQTVLFVGDLSYADRYEYNDGVRWDSWGRLVEKSAAYQPWIWTAGNHEIEYRPDLGEVSTFKPYLHRYVTPYVSSKSSSPLWYAVRRASAHIIVLSSYSPFVKYTPQWFWLREELKRVNREKTPWLIVLMHVPLYNSNEAHYMEGEAMRDVFESWFVHYKVDIVFAGHVHAYERSYRVSNMNYNITSGSRHPVPDKSAPVYIIVGDGGNQEGLAVRFSDLQPDYSAFREASYGHSTLELKNRTHAFYHWNRNNDGKHVLTDHIVFRNQYWASNTRRRRLKKHRKFPS, encoded by the exons ATGGGTCTTTGTACCTGGCTACTCTTCATATATCTTATTCTTATATGCTTTGTGGATGATGTCCTTTCCGGCCGTACAAGTTCTTTTATGCGGTCTGAATGGCCTTCTACTGATATCCCTCTAGATAGTGAAGCGTTTGTAGTTCCAGGAGGTTATAATACTCCACAGCAG GTCCATATTACTCAAGGAGACTATGATGGAAAAGCTGTGATAATCTCTTGGGTCACAGAGTCTGAAACTGGGACTAGTGAAGTTTTATATGGGACAGAGGAGCATAAATATGAACAGATAGCCCAAGGGACGACAACAAACTATACATTTTACAATTATAAATCTGGATTTATTCATCACTGCCTTGTGGATGGACTGAAG TACAACACAAAATATCACTACAAAATTGGAACAGGTGCCTCTGCTCAAGAATTCTGGTTCCAGACTCCTCCTGAGATTGATCCAGATGTTCCATACGTATTTGGCGTTATAG GTGATTTGGGGCAAACATTTAATTCACTTTCCACTCTAGAGCATTATATGGAAACTGGTGGTCAGACTGTCTTATTTGTTGGAGATCTCTCTTATGCTGATAGATATGAATATAATGATGGTGTTCGTTGGGATTCATGGGGTCGCCTTGTAGAAAAGAGCGCTGCATATCAACCATGGATTTGGACTGCTGGAAATCACGAAATAGAGTACAGACCTGATTTG GGAGAAGTTTCTACTTTCAAACCTTATCTGCACAGATATGTGACACCTTATGTGTCCTCCAAAAGCAGTTCTCCCCTTTGGTATGCTGTTAGGCGTGCATCTGCTCATATTATCGTGCTTTCAAGTTATTCTCCATTTG TTAAATATACTCCTCAATGGTTTTGGCTGCGAGAAGAGCTGAAGAGAGTCAACAGAGAAAAAACACCATGGCTGATTGTTCTTATGCACGTCCCATTGTACAATAGTAATGAAGCACATTATATGGAGGGTGAGGCCATGCGCGATGTCTTTGAGAGTTGGTTCGTGCATTATAAAGTTGATATTGTGTTTGCAGGCCATGTGCATGCCTACGAGAGATCG TATCGTGTTTCGAATATGAACTACAACATAACATCTGGTAGCCGTCATCCTGTTCCTGACAAATCAGCTCCTGTTTACATAATTGTTGGTGATGGAGGAAATCAGGAAGGTCTTGCTGTAAG GTTTTCTGACCTGCAACCTGACTACTCTGCATTCCGGGAGGCGAGTTATGGGCATTCGACATTGGAATTGAAGAATAGAACGCATGCATTTTACCATTGGAACAGAAACAACGATGGAAAACATGTACTGACAGACCATATTGTATTTCGTAACCAGTACTG GGCAAGCAATACGAGGAGGAGAAGACTGAAAAAGCACAGGAAGTTTCCAAGTTGA
- the LOC135607350 gene encoding phosphoenolpyruvate phosphatase-like isoform X1, whose translation MGSGPNSSPFLNQISRVEVRANLLKNMGLCTWLLFIYLILICFVDDVLSGRTSSFMRSEWPSTDIPLDSEAFVVPGGYNTPQQVHITQGDYDGKAVIISWVTESETGTSEVLYGTEEHKYEQIAQGTTTNYTFYNYKSGFIHHCLVDGLKYNTKYHYKIGTGASAQEFWFQTPPEIDPDVPYVFGVIGDLGQTFNSLSTLEHYMETGGQTVLFVGDLSYADRYEYNDGVRWDSWGRLVEKSAAYQPWIWTAGNHEIEYRPDLGEVSTFKPYLHRYVTPYVSSKSSSPLWYAVRRASAHIIVLSSYSPFVKYTPQWFWLREELKRVNREKTPWLIVLMHVPLYNSNEAHYMEGEAMRDVFESWFVHYKVDIVFAGHVHAYERSYRVSNMNYNITSGSRHPVPDKSAPVYIIVGDGGNQEGLAVRFSDLQPDYSAFREASYGHSTLELKNRTHAFYHWNRNNDGKHVLTDHIVFRNQYWASNTRRRRLKKHRKFPS comes from the exons ATGGGCTCGGGACCGAACTCGTCACCATTCCTGAACCAGATCAGCAGG GTTGAAGTCCGAGCCAATTTATTGAAGAATATGGGTCTTTGTACCTGGCTACTCTTCATATATCTTATTCTTATATGCTTTGTGGATGATGTCCTTTCCGGCCGTACAAGTTCTTTTATGCGGTCTGAATGGCCTTCTACTGATATCCCTCTAGATAGTGAAGCGTTTGTAGTTCCAGGAGGTTATAATACTCCACAGCAG GTCCATATTACTCAAGGAGACTATGATGGAAAAGCTGTGATAATCTCTTGGGTCACAGAGTCTGAAACTGGGACTAGTGAAGTTTTATATGGGACAGAGGAGCATAAATATGAACAGATAGCCCAAGGGACGACAACAAACTATACATTTTACAATTATAAATCTGGATTTATTCATCACTGCCTTGTGGATGGACTGAAG TACAACACAAAATATCACTACAAAATTGGAACAGGTGCCTCTGCTCAAGAATTCTGGTTCCAGACTCCTCCTGAGATTGATCCAGATGTTCCATACGTATTTGGCGTTATAG GTGATTTGGGGCAAACATTTAATTCACTTTCCACTCTAGAGCATTATATGGAAACTGGTGGTCAGACTGTCTTATTTGTTGGAGATCTCTCTTATGCTGATAGATATGAATATAATGATGGTGTTCGTTGGGATTCATGGGGTCGCCTTGTAGAAAAGAGCGCTGCATATCAACCATGGATTTGGACTGCTGGAAATCACGAAATAGAGTACAGACCTGATTTG GGAGAAGTTTCTACTTTCAAACCTTATCTGCACAGATATGTGACACCTTATGTGTCCTCCAAAAGCAGTTCTCCCCTTTGGTATGCTGTTAGGCGTGCATCTGCTCATATTATCGTGCTTTCAAGTTATTCTCCATTTG TTAAATATACTCCTCAATGGTTTTGGCTGCGAGAAGAGCTGAAGAGAGTCAACAGAGAAAAAACACCATGGCTGATTGTTCTTATGCACGTCCCATTGTACAATAGTAATGAAGCACATTATATGGAGGGTGAGGCCATGCGCGATGTCTTTGAGAGTTGGTTCGTGCATTATAAAGTTGATATTGTGTTTGCAGGCCATGTGCATGCCTACGAGAGATCG TATCGTGTTTCGAATATGAACTACAACATAACATCTGGTAGCCGTCATCCTGTTCCTGACAAATCAGCTCCTGTTTACATAATTGTTGGTGATGGAGGAAATCAGGAAGGTCTTGCTGTAAG GTTTTCTGACCTGCAACCTGACTACTCTGCATTCCGGGAGGCGAGTTATGGGCATTCGACATTGGAATTGAAGAATAGAACGCATGCATTTTACCATTGGAACAGAAACAACGATGGAAAACATGTACTGACAGACCATATTGTATTTCGTAACCAGTACTG GGCAAGCAATACGAGGAGGAGAAGACTGAAAAAGCACAGGAAGTTTCCAAGTTGA